The region atataggttttttttattccattgaTATTAATTCAATATTTCACATATATCAGTAAGTAATATCGTGGGTAATTAGGCCTTGGAAATAAACATCAACAATAAATAAGTCAAGTCAATCTTGGTTATTTATAAATGCTACATACCTAAAACAATCAtgcatattaggtacctactctcatTCTTTTTGCAAATATTAAAGAAGATTTAACTTTAAAGAATTTAATATGGATACATCTTGTTAAAATAACTTTATCTAAGTAAATTTTACCCAGGATTTAAGtactaatttaaaattttacccAGGATTTATTGTTACGGAGGAGTGGGTACAGTACAGTgactaaatgtaaataaataaatcagacATAAGTTAAAAGTTAATGAATGCCTGTCAACACACCAGTCGCAATGTTTTTTACATATATCATAAACTTAACAGGTTAACGCCCCATTAAATGCAGATGTTCACACATTTTTTTAATCGTACGGGGATCAACTATTACCCACACATGAATAACAGTGGATTTTTAAAAACTCTTGTTTATGAGATTATTATAAGTTAGATAAACGTTCTTTTggcttatataaaaaaatatacaatttgAAGTCAAACTATCGTAACTACATCTCTTACAATAAAAAAGGTGATCCACTGTAGCCCGCTCTTCCCTACTGATTTACAGATACGGAGGTATGCTTTATGATATGTTCTCACCCCTTAGGTTTCTTACATTACTTATATTGCTTatcatttcatttttaaataagtaaattacaaaatattttgacTTAATCGATATTCTACTTACATCCATTTCAAAATcatttttacagtaggtagtaATTAAATTCTAAGTTCATTATATTAGTAACACAGGTTGTCAAAATACATATTACTATTAAGTAAAACTGGATAGACTGAATGAGTGTATGGCTGAGTGAATGTATGGGGTTCTGTCCATGGAAGATATTGTTAATAACTAAGACAATCATTAGATATTTAAAGTCTACGttaaatattattgtttataAAACTAGCCATTTAATATCAGCATTAAATAATTATCTATCGATACCGTTTTGTACGTATTCTGCAATTCCTGATTCCTACacggaatattaaaaaaataaggccATTCTAGTCTAATAAAATACTGATATATGTATAGGCCTACTATGATACCTACAGGAACGCAAACTAACTACCAACTTAAACACAATTCTAATCTACTATTTGGTGTAATATTCCTTTGACAATTATATCCACAATtatattatacatttaaattactaagtataatacctgtacatatatataatattagtgAAAATGAAATGATGTTTTGAGCAGGTCAAAAAACTTCCACGACAAGAATATTATAATTGCAGCGTCTTTTGACATTATCACTgaaaactattttaatattattaattttagatACTATTCCTGATATAGTAAAAACATAATGTTTATTTGGCACAATTTTGGCACAATTTACATCTAATCCCTTGACGAGGGACCCGGTCTTGCGTCCTCCGTTGACTTCCACCTGCTCTCTAGCACAGCTTTGCCTTTAGGCTCCTGGTTGGTCACATTCTGATGGCTATACCGTCTTTGCTCGTCAAAGGTCCTTCCTGTTATGCTAAAGACGCTATCAGCGCTGGTTTTTCTCCCGCTCAAAGCAGTTAAACTAGATGCAGCAGGTGAGAGTCTATGGGGAAATCTTGGTGACCCTTTTATTTTTTCACAAGAGTTCTCGTGAGACATTGGTCTTTTGTGGATAGTTGGCAATACAAAGTTGACTTTCGTCTCTGGTTCTGCAATGTATTTCTGAGGAGGTCTTTCATACTTGGAACAAGATGGCTCATCATCTGTTATACGAATAATTGGACCACTTTTGGCATAAGATTCCCGTCTTAGTTTTAACTCAGGGTAGGAAGGTACATTTAAGGTGTTGCAGGATAAGACCATTGAATGTTTTCTATTTCCTGGAACTAATCCAGCGATCATGCCTACATGCATCTTTAGAGCAGCGGCTATACTCTGTCCCGTAGGGTCGGCGATAGACATGGTTGAGGCTTTTCTGCTGGTCGGTCTACTGCTGCCTCCGAAAAAGCTTCTTATTCTGCTGAGAAGACCGTGATGTTCTTCTCGTTTGTTTAAGCAAAGGCTGTATAGGTCTATTGCTGGGTGTGATTTGCGATAGTTTAGTTTAGGTTGTGAGCTGAAGCTGACTGAGTTTCTTCCCCGGCAGTGCTCGGCGGAGGGCCAGCTGGCGCGAGGGATGACCGGCGGTAGTACAGACAGTAACAGCATGGGAAGGCCTCCAGTGATGCTCGGTGTCCTCCTTTCTGGATCTGAACGGCAACGCTCTTCTTCTTCTACGGTGTTCAATTCGGTCTGAAACAATGAAACAATGTGGGTATCATCGTCTGCGGAGGGGCAGCGGGTACCTAatgcaataaaaaaatagtatggCTTTCATGCCATGTTTCTGTAATAGATTTACCCGTTTGTGAAGTGCAATGGAGGCGTTGGAGCTGGTGGCGGACTCGAGTGGCTCTGCCAGCAGCCGCTCCAGGCGGCCAATCTCTTTGTCCAGCGCGGCCACTTCGCGCTTGTACACCTTAAAGGCAATTAATTATTCTGTTATTAAAGGGCGCTTCCACACCATAATCATTATAATATATAACTAAAAGGCTGTCAATATAGATTGATAACCTTAATACAACATCACGTGCATTTACTATTTTAGCTATATGCGTATAAAAACTGATACCTATTCATAACTTCGAAACGTAAAGTTGGACTTGCCTTTATCGATATCACAGGCAGATCTTACGCGCCAACGCGCCATGTAGGTAGGTTAACACTATTATCATTTACTAACTCTCTGATAGAATTTATCTACCTACTACATTCACCCCTCGTTTTTAAAAATAACCAATTTCTCCAAGATACTGTTTTTCCGAATTTCAGTGTAAAAATACATGTTATATGTTCTCAGGTTTTTTATTAAGTTACAGCTTAGACATAAGTCTATGAAGGTTCATTATTGTAACTAAAACCTGGCGAATGCCGTACGTAGCTACCTTGTTCTGAATTTCAATACGAAAGTGCAGCTCTTGCGTTTCGTCGGTGACAAAGCGCCGCGTCTTACACTCCAACCTGAGCCCCAAGCTCTGAATTACGGGGTCGTCTTCAGCTGGAAAGTGGGAAGATGTTGGCATTACGGTGTTCCGAAGATTGACATTAATACGAGTATGATAGGTACTactagtagaaattaaattaattgatggctctttaaccttttcgacgccaatGACGGATCCGCACCGTAGGTTCAACGCCGATCACAGAGCAACGTAGACCTACGTCCTACGTCCTAGGGGCTATTCTTAAATTAcgttatttcaaattagggggggggggggggtctggacatcggatgatggtagcataacgtaggaggaaacggggtcattcgaagcatgatgtTTGGATGATGTTTAGGGgtaaaaaatcgtcaaaaatcgatgacgtaatttatgaacagccccctacgtgcatatgcataaagttcaattccagttttgacactttggtgacgtggcgtccgagtggcagcttttgtgtttgacaatGACACGGCGAAAAAGTTAACGGGTTCAGGGTTCGTAGATTTGGACATTTCAAAAAACGGGGCTAGTTCACGACCTGTCTATAGCAAAAACAACTTACTTTTACTACTCCTTATTGCTACAATCTTCGGCAAGAACAGCAGACACAAAGTCGACGTCGTTGTTATAAGAATGAGGCTTGTAATCGTTATGTACGCTAACGTAGCTCTCTCAGAAATGATCGTCCCAATGACGACTACACTCGTACTGGTGATGACGACGGAGTATACGCTGATGCCGATGTACTTGGAGTCGTTAAGGGCTGATATTTTAACGTTTCTAGTTTCCCAAGCCATGTATACGCCCACTAATAGTAGGAGTCCTTTATATGCGTAAAGCGCGCATAACCAGCCAGTCGTGTTTTGAGATTTGCACACTTCtatctgaaattaaaaaaaaatataattcaacGCTTGTACACGAGATTCTTGTTTCCTAACATACTATAAAAATGAAAAGACACTTATTGACTAACAGACTATGGAAGTGTCTACCTACTCAGATTCCTCGTAAAGTAATTTGAGCTGATCATGTGTGAGTTTATCGGAGAATTACCTGTGGCTGGTAGACGACGCTACGGTCGTTGGCGCTGATCTCTTGCGTGAGGTTTTTGAGTTGGCGCTGCATGGGGTCCAGCGCGGCCCACAACGTGACCAGCAGGCCGTCCAGCAACAGTAGAGCACACACCAGCGAGATCAGTGGAGTGTCTTGGAGGAGCTTCGTCTTGCACACGCCGCTTCGGTTGCTTAAATGTTACAACAAAATGTCTAAGACTTTTTTACAAGCGGTTTAGCCGTTCTGAgacaatatatgtaaataagtaCGCAACTGTAACgtcttacggctcgattcgggaaatgaattagagactcactagatatgaaatagtaaagatatgtgacgttccactgcaaaaggtaccttatgacggctggcgccgcgattcgggaattGAATtggagattcactagatatgaaatagtgaagataatatatctttactatatcgtatctagttaatctctaattcatttcccgaatcgcgccgttaggcAAAAAATATCTGACCTGATAAATATCCTGTGCACTCTGTAGGTTTTTGCGAACATGGAGCCGAAAGCGAGGGAAAACCCCGCCGATAAGATGTATACCCTACCCTGAAAACAACATAAATTAGTGATTCTCTGTCGTATGACTTTATAGTTACAGAAAGAAAAAAagcaaaattgaaaaataaaaacgcacAGTTTACATTACAAAGCTCATCTCAGTGTTCAGTTCAGTGTCTGCTcgatataggtatttaaaaaaaaataatttatgtaagtatatcTAGGGAAGCTCTCAAGGAAGAAAAGGTGCTGTGAAACGTGACACCTCAAGCGCTAATAGAGACATTATCTTTTCAtagtaattattttgatacgactgtGATATGAGCAAGATATGAGCATGTCGAGTAATGTTAACTTACAATGCACATGGCGGAGAAGGACACGTAGGGCGGCAAGTTAGAGTTGTCGACGCCGAGCAGAGCGACCGCGGTGTACACCAACACGCACCCAATTAGCGTCATGTTATTCAGACGAGGTGACGAAAGCTTTATCGATCTGGAAAATTAGAAAGTGAatgctttatttatatatttttaggacCAGTTCTTCAGCATATACCTCTAACaatataggtactcgtatttaaaaaaaaatttttgcgcGCCATTGTCGAGAGTTGCACATCGTGGGGGAGTAGTTCAGGATTGTTTTTCCATCTTTCATAAGGCTGTTAGCAACCTACGCTACGCGTAGATATACATTTCCGATTCTAGCATCTGCATCTTCGTAACTGGTAAGTGTATTGGAGCAAGCTAATATCACCAATAATTCGCGCCCTTGTCTTTATAATTCAACTTGTTGTTAGCCCAACCTCCGCTTGCTGTAGTGCAGATTGAACGCCAGGAAGGCCGTGGCGAGCGCGACGCCGGCGGCGGCGAGCGCGGCGACGGCGAGGCGCGCCGGCGCCCACACGGAGTCGACGCGCAGCACGAGCACGCGGCGCGCGGCCGGCACGCCGCCGCCCCAGGCCGCGCGCGCGCACCCCGAGCACGCCAGCGCCCGCCCCTGCGTGTACAGTGCTACGGTCTTTGGCCGTCCTCCTGTAAGTTTCATTCTACTGTATCCAACTGTTGCAATAAGATAAAAAGTTGATAAAATTAGCGCGGTCGGTACTTTAAATAAATTTGGTTAAAAGTTGACTTTGTTATGATACCATACGACTCACTGTCTCAAAAGCAGGaataagtgcgagcgagatatcTAATGACACGTATCCCATTGCATTTCACGTACACCAATCAGTGTGAGCGACCATCAAAGTCGTATCATAACAAGatgaaaacaaatttattttgttattagtttaaattttattgattTAGGTACCGCAGGCGAAACTTGGATTTGTTTTTGTGTTGTTGAACTTAACCGGCATTTACATTTTGAAAATCTCCATCACATTATTAAATGCGGATTATTAAGTTCGGATAGGCCTCGTACACTTAACTATCTCTGGAGAGTTTAAATAAGTACTTTAAATAGCCTGGACCAACTACATAGAAAGTTTAAATAGTGTAAGCAAAACTATTTACCTTCATTACTCCGCAATCTCGATCTTTTTAAGAACGTACATCCGATCAATAACGTTTTAAATTTTTCTGTTGTCTCAGGCTATACTTTTCATGgtaaatttttaaaatatttcacgttaccaggcgtgtctcactccgcgatttcgtcactttgctacaggtagctaaaagtacttccgttcggccccaattttggggtttgccataagccgcgcgtggcgctgtcgccacctagcggccatatctgtgctgatcgtgacagacgcgttttgttagagagtgagtcttctgtacctagtactattatttattctgtgacgttACCCACCttgtatttgataaaatgcagAAGTGCCAATCCTATCTGCCCCATTGAATGAAACTGGTCCCTGAAAGCAAAATACGAAATCTCTTTTTTGGCAAATGCACTCCAATGCTCTTTATTGGAAATGGATTTAGATACTCATGCATTGTTTATTCAAGCGTATTATGtatatgttaatttttttgCTACTTACCGAAACTCCAAGAAAACTAAGATTCG is a window of Cydia splendana chromosome 1, ilCydSple1.2, whole genome shotgun sequence DNA encoding:
- the LOC134791987 gene encoding gamma-aminobutyric acid type B receptor subunit 2; this translates as MQRPPRGSSHFHCSSLYEPTLTISSLPPLLLILIVFPISHTQMTNNSTLPEKYFQNDAIHQENNYTLKKYNESNITFKNKNITTAVSKEYQILLDRVRRKNVKNMTSEGIFYDIGNLTDNLNNISTNNHFNVSPHRNYLHYHQTQSFKLQNIDLLNAKDSDDTSAIEKLRMDDETRTKIFHDYYSTVNKVNTINEEHNTNESIIIDVLDYNETIDILFNETEIPQTVTDPKIRRGFSNDSLVFPDNLSSSRVPTIMQTPRPGFVEEISKTSSNRIVSILGLFELSVGVAPRAEGASELAAAQLAVRHVNRRELLPGYKLHLFTNDTKCDPGVGVDRFFHALYTERDSRMVMLLGSACSEVTESIAKIVPYWNIVQVSFGSTSPALSDRSEFPLFCRTVAPDSSHNPARIAFIRQFGWDTVTAFSQNEEVYSLAVNELVTQLEAANITCAASITFAESDFKEQLQQLKELDTRIIIGSFSQEMIPKIFCEAFKLGMWGAEYAWVVAGAPPRLRATPPCARAQLATALEGLVSVTAHRGIVGDAVSYSGLTNEKFHREMAAAGVAVSPYAPQTYDAVWAIALALSKAEHLWRSLDMTHFNGTLLKGGAKMGLSHFDYNRKDMAEEFLNQLANLSFLGVSGPVSFNGADRIGTSAFYQIQGGRPKTVALYTQGRALACSGCARAAWGGGVPAARRVLVLRVDSVWAPARLAVAALAAAGVALATAFLAFNLHYSKRRSIKLSSPRLNNMTLIGCVLVYTAVALLGVDNSNLPPYVSFSAMCIGRVYILSAGFSLAFGSMFAKTYRVHRIFISNRSGVCKTKLLQDTPLISLVCALLLLDGLLVTLWAALDPMQRQLKNLTQEISANDRSVVYQPQIEVCKSQNTTGWLCALYAYKGLLLLVGVYMAWETRNVKISALNDSKYIGISVYSVVITSTSVVVIGTIISERATLAYITITSLILITTTSTLCLLFLPKIVAIRSSKTEDDPVIQSLGLRLECKTRRFVTDETQELHFRIEIQNKVYKREVAALDKEIGRLERLLAEPLESATSSNASIALHKRTELNTVEEEERCRSDPERRTPSITGGLPMLLLSVLPPVIPRASWPSAEHCRGRNSVSFSSQPKLNYRKSHPAIDLYSLCLNKREEHHGLLSRIRSFFGGSSRPTSRKASTMSIADPTGQSIAAALKMHVGMIAGLVPGNRKHSMVLSCNTLNVPSYPELKLRRESYAKSGPIIRITDDEPSCSKYERPPQKYIAEPETKVNFVLPTIHKRPMSHENSCEKIKGSPRFPHRLSPAASSLTALSGRKTSADSVFSITGRTFDEQRRYSHQNVTNQEPKGKAVLESRWKSTEDARPGPSSRD